The Glycine max cultivar Williams 82 chromosome 3, Glycine_max_v4.0, whole genome shotgun sequence sequence TAATCTAATCCTACTAACATTTTCCTGTCTTACggattggcaatccgtatgacagaatttttttttaaaaaaaaaacaagccataaggattggcaatccgtatgGCTTTTAACTAACAGaaaccacaatttttttttaaaaatcatatacggattgtcaatccgtatgccTCATTTTCGCTGAACACCAAGAAAAACACAGTGAACACACACAGAAAACGCCAATGAAGGAAAAGACAAACACAGTGAACACCaagaaaaacacaattaataaGGAGAACAAGCAGTAACAaccacaaacaaacaaaaataacagaAGAAGAAGGATAACTTAccttgaaggagaagaagaaggaagaagcagCAACAACACAACACAGTCACGACAGCAACAGCAGCATGAACGCACCACGAACGGCAAAAGCAGCGGAACCATGAACGGCACGGAACGGAGGAAGGAGGAAgagcacaaaaaaaaagttgaatagtGACTCGTACGGACGAGTCACTATTTGTCTTTTATAGGAAAGGGTGAATGACATTTTCGCCCTTTCTTTCGAGTTGGTGGGTGTCCCAGCAAAAATACTGGGTGCCCCAGCAAAAATACTGGATGCCCCAAGCAACAACCAAGGATAAATAAAACAATTGGATCCACCAACAAAATTACTTTTAGTTTTGATAGAGCAAAACACaccatttttattagaaataatgtTACATAtgacaaaaatgttttatatataatttttcatttagtataaaatatatttttttaaaatctgctTTAGACCCATTGGATCAATCCTGTTCTAAATCCTCAACAAGGAACAAATTACAAAGGAAGGACAACATAAACTAGAAAAGGAAGCCTCCAGCATGGACAAGCGATGCTTTGCGAAGGAGTCAACAGCTCTATTCCCTTCACGTATTGAATGCTGATCAAATAAAAGGAGGAAGAGCCTGTACAATGTGTTTAAGGTTACGTTTCAcgagttattttaattaattttttattttttatttgttgaaaagtTTATTTAACAGTCAAGTAAACAAGTTTTTAAGTACTTTTTAACGATTTTTAGTAGTTTCTTGCATTTCTTAAATGCTACTCCaaatagtttctttttttaaatgttggCTTTTATcttctagtttttttatatttttttttactcttaaaatatttattcaattttgttattttttttttaaaatatgtcattatatatttttaagttagtTTATGAAAtacttttgatttaaaaaattagcttAAAAACTTTCAACTAGCTTTTtagttttaacttaatttttcagTTAGATTTACTCAACATAGCTTAAATCTCTTGCAACATATGTacgtttagttaaaaaaaatcacgttaaatacaaaatgaaattgaaactaAAGCCGAAATGCATATTGTGGAGATGGCGCCCAAACAAAGCATATTGTAAGATAACTTAGCCTCAAACAAAGTTACCATGCTTAACTGAAAGAATTGTAAACGTTATATGCTTaactgaaaggaaaaaaaaaaaagactcttaTTCAAAAGATTGTACATCAAtaagtcataatttttttatatatagaataaGTCATGATCCTTATTAAACAGGCATTTTCCTTAAAATTTGTCCTTGCATGAagctgaaaagaaaaaaagagaaagaaaaatattagtaatgatccatggtaaaaaaaaaaaacttgcatgCGTATTTTACCCAATCCCATCATAactgttttcttttaaaataaataatgtgtgcattaataatgttaaaatatgttttatattgatgtctaactaaaaattatcatatatgcatggtaaatatgtttttttttaatgattttaatagCCATATATTCTCAGtgtaaaagattttaaattaattaacttcttTTGTGTTGAAGATATAATAAGATAGGAATTTatcctatcaaattgtcatcAATTATTTGGTGTATTTAtagaatataattttcttattttattatggtgtagtgtatttcttattttaaagagAGAGCTATATATTGcaaaactaaataattattattcattaaaataataaaaactaaataattattgttcaaatatttttaagagaaaattttcaatattaattataattctaaaaaccttatttatctttttttaattttaagaaaagtaactaaaaaattaaaaattaaaatagttaatataataataaaaaattataattagaaaaatcaaattaaaagttacttttttttataaaattatatataattttaataaaagagaaaatttatcattttaacataatctatattatcttattattatcTGATGTATATCATTTTGAAAACAGGacaacaaaataatgttatttagtGTGTACTGAATAGGATTAAAACATCATAAGTACTAAGGACAATCTTGAAATAatataaagttaataattttatcatattagaTGAGAGGAAACCAATTGACCTACCTCTTCATGTAGTAGTAACAAAAGTCAGCCAAGATGAAGGATTGAACCATCTCCGAGAGAAAAGCTGCTAAGAACCAAAAATAGCCACTCCCAACCAAAAATAGATATGCCCCTCGAGTCTCATAGATCTACCAGATAATAAAAACCACTATACATTAATCAATATGTTAAAAATGAACATAATGCGTTGgtcttaatttcaaaataagcaCCCAATATGCAACCAAAGCTACATTTTAATCAAACTATGCATCTTTCTAGTTAGTAGTGGCCATGGTCCATTTGGAGGCTCTTCAAATGAAAATTGACCAAAAATGTTCATCCATGAATCATCACatatattaagataaataaaagagatagattccaAAGTATACATTAtgcaaattttcatatttttttctcctcagccaatatttattgttattatacaTTATGTAAATTTGCATAAAATCCATGCAGACACATTATATCATTGATTCATAACAAACAGTTTTTCGAAACTACTTATAACATATTCAAAACTGTGCAACATTATGTTTATTTACGGAGTATGGTTCGATTGTAAATCTGGGAAGAAAAGAATTGCAATGTATTGGTAATTTTGAATAATTCTTCAATAATCCCTTAATTCTCAATGAATAGAATCGTAACTCAATTATTTCAGAATTCCTCGAATTGCAATCAAGTCACCAAACCCTCCTCATTcttatataatcattttaaaatataaggtaaataatttccaaaaaaattatgaagtcATTCTTGCATATAATGTTGTATTCTTTTGGTAAAAAATACAAACGACTATTTTATTTGGGCAATGCGTGCTTCTAATTATAacttaaaacattaaatatcataaaaagaTCTAGGAAACCAAATCAAGTAAAAATTGATCTCACCTGAATTAACCAGTAAGCCAGTGCTATGAATCTTGAAACACCGAGAGCGAATACATAATACCCTGTAAATGTTTCAACCATCTACAAAAAGTGCAAGATTTACAacatatacttttaaaataatataaataccaGAACAGTCTAAGGACCCTACCTTTGCATTCTGCATAAAACGAAGTTGAGGCAGAACAGAAACAGCTTCCAAATACAAACTGAATGCCCAAACAATTCGAACTAAACGCCAATGAGTTGTAAAGGGGTGGATTAGTATCGCAAGGATTGCAGAAGGGACCACCTAGCACACAAGGATGGCATTGTTACATTTATTTTGGTCTAAGCACATCCGTTGTGAAATGAAAAGCATTATGCCACCATAAAACTCAGAATATTAAGATAAATCAACACTAAATTTTTGGGTTAATCTGAGCATTCCTGGATCGGGAGTTAAGAACTAATCTCTAGAAATAGTaagattcatttaaaaaaataatatctttcAACATATGTTTTATACATAGATCAAGAATTAAACTTCTTACCACATACTTATGAGATAAGATTATTTATTAATCATATCATGGACCAGGTGATAAAATCAacaatgataaagtgatcattatatttttttctcatttgtaaagaaagaaagaaagaaatttaacaacaaataataacaaaatagttCAACAAAAcatattcaataaataataacaaaatagttCAACAAAACATATTCAATGTATGTTTGTTTGCTTCTccttaaaaacaattttcttaCTAGCCCACCCACACAATCGTGCAGCTGcacacccacacccacacaAAGGCACCCCCATCCCacacacattattttttatttttgttctaataattttttttttttgtttttgtgcttacaaaatatatttattttgttttttatttttaaaaaatattatctaaagtgttttaaggatgaaaaacaaaataaacatattgtaaagactaaaaaaaatacaggaatgaaaatgaaaaaaaagacaataaattatagaaataaaaaatatacttaactCATAAAACTTTGATTCGCTGAATCATAGTAGTCAATGTAGCGTACTCAAATTGGACATACAATATATTCATTGAATGCAAACAAAGCAAGCTTCAAAGTATGCTCTAAATTAACACGAGAGTGAACAGTGTTAACTATATTTACCACAAAGTATAAACGCAGGTTGTCAAGATCCTTGATGTAGGATGACTTTAACTTGAATCTTATCATCCATATGAGGAATAATGTTGCGAAAAGAGAGATCAGATCTAACGCGGTGTGTATGTTGGCCTCTGTCAAGGTGCTACAGCTTAATCTTGCTGCTAGGAATAAAGCAGTGAGCTCTTGGGTCTTAAGCGATAAACCTGAAAATGGAATTAGAAACTCGTTTAGACTTTTTTAAGAGCATCTTCGATGGATAAAATTTAAGCAACCCATTTTGACTTCTTTACCTTGTGCTAATTTGTCTCAACAATATCACATTATAATTAagcaattcatatatattttgctCTCACTATATAAGtataattataaacaattaaattattcccttaaattataagaaaatatattttcttataagcaACCAAGGCTTAACTTTAAGTAAGGtatctaaaaataaacaacacattaaataattaattttggagATGCTCTAATAAAATGAGAAATGCTAATATCATATTTATGTGGcacactcaatttttttaaaatgaaatagagGCTAGCAAACATCATCTGCAATGCCGTGATCCCAACTAGGTTGACATCAAAACTAAACAGAATCATATGTGCACCCTTAttgtaatttatattaattttaaaaaataaaaaatatcaaataataaatacccaaaaaagaggcaaaagtATTTGATTGATTGTTATTTTAAGACCTACCTTCTTTTTTTCCATCAAGAAGAGATTGTGCTTCTTGTATACTTAAAAATAGGACAGCCTCTTCAATTCCTCACCTTAAAGAAACACTATAATCTAAAGCAACTATAATGATGTCTTCAAATCGGTCATCATTTACTAATGTTTTAAGAACTTGACCGGTCATCGAACCAGCCGAGACACTAAGTTAATAGGTCGTTGGTCAAATTAGAGTTTCATTGATTAAATCGGTTTGATCTAgtatatattacaaaattataagaaaataatataattaagtaattaatataatttaatcattcaATACTCTAATTTTGACATCATTGTCATTATTAAGTACCTAATATCCCAAATAACAATCAATATTTATGTCAATACAATTCCATAAATAAGtttcaaacacaaacaattaTTCAATGTCTCAAAAATACATATAAgttcacaaaaataacatacaaaaatttcataatttttttataaaatatagcaCTCGGTTCAACCAAGGATTCACTTAGGTTCAACTAAAGACTCACTTAATTCAACCAAAAATCCACTCTAATTCAACCAAAGGCCCACTTAGTTTAACTTGAATCACACCGAttctaatacattttttatcctTTCAGTGAACTGAATCGGAATGATCACCTGGTTCTGACCAAATTGTGGTTTGATCCGGTTCTTAGAACATTATCCTTTACCTTGTCCCTCGTCCCTAGACATCAAGGTGCACAAGCACaaaacttccaaaaaaaaaggttaatttttttccttgtggGTTCAATATTTTGCAGACTGGTAATTTCAACTTGGTGATGGTAGCTAGGATAATAGAAGCTAGATcacgaaaacaaaaaaaaaaaaaatggagaatacGGGTGTGAAAGTGTAGGGGGTGACTACTACAATTAGACAGACGAGGTTTGCTATGGTAGGGGTCCATATTCTATTAGGTAcctatttgataaattaaatgtGATGTCTATTTTTAGGTCAGGATCGAACTACATCTTGGACTAGCCCGGCCTAAATTAGTGTTAATACTTTGAAATtaatagtttttcaaaaatattaataaaatttatataagctTGTTGAGCTTTAAAAAttaagtcaataaaaaaattaaaataattttttaagttttttacaaaaatttctgATGTGAGGGTGGGAATTCTAAATTCCCTTGaagagattatatatatatatatatatatatatatatatatatatatagatcgtAATAAACAAAGATTTatgacaaataaatattttttttatctttacacTCATAATTCTTCTctcattctctttctttcaaATTTGAGAAGGAACAAATATTTAAGAAGGACATATAactattctttcttttctttctacaaGATTCATTTTCAAACAGAAAAGATTAATTGTTTCCATCCTTTTCTTTGATCCTTCATCTACTTCTTTGCTGTATACCAAACAAAATGAAAGGGTCAAATTATGGATCATTTCTAACTTACGTGAGTTTTTTTATTGTAGAAAccttttattaatgttttttaaagtaaaaagttgaaaaataagatgttatttgatttttaagaaatatatattctaattgACTTTGTGTGAGCCAATCCAATTCAAAATGTTCAAATCATGTTAGGTTGGTTAGGTGTGGACCTGTGGACTTTGTGAGTTGTAATATTccatttaagaattattttatggtcagtttttttctcctttataACGCTCAGAtcattaaaagttattaaatatttgtttgtttataaGTTGTACTTAATAGACTCTAaacatttatgttttgtttgaaacGCTAGCTGGAGTACTGAAGGAAGAATAGAGGACCGATGGAAAATGGAATTTCTTGCTTCTTTCCTGCTTTTGGAGTCACATAAAAAGAAAGGaacggaagaagaagaataaagtgTGACATCTACCGATCTACATATATGTTTCAGcaattcattttgattttaataaacaTGAAGGGAAAatagtttgtattttaaaagtaacatttttataactttttattagatatatttatgatgttttatattttcctcAATTTCTTTCTACTTTTTACCCAACTAAACCAGATTTTCATTTTTACCTACTGAATGATgtcacttatttttttcttttaattttacattttttcataaactaaaCATAATCTTATAAATAGAGGTGACAACAGCtgataattaaacaattaataaaaattattggcAAAGAAAACCGGATGATTGTGAACAAAAATAATGCCATTAAAATTAGAGTATTGAACCCAAGAGACTTTTGATATAGGTTTAACTGGTTGAACAAAAATGGTCAACCAGATGACGCCATAAAAGCAATTCACACAGGCACGcaacaatataaatttaaagccaataaaaactaataaattgtgaacaaaaataacgttgaatattttatttttaattaatcagaTGATCTGTTTTCAGAGTTAGACCAGCAGAATTGGTCAAAactgtaataaatattttaattaatccctttccaagtttccaactatatcataaatatatctatgtaaattaatttctctcaaaattttacattaaatgaaaatttgagtccaggaataaaaaaaaagaaagaaaaaaagacaccCTTAAACGAGAAATCAAAACTGAAATCAGATATGCAGgtcaaacaaatcaaatcaatcgcACGCAACCTCCTAAGTCCTAATTATTGATGAAGGAAAACTATTCTTTCATATATCCCATCCTATTCATACTTCAGAGTTTAGAATACAAACACATTCACAAATCCTGAAAATTAGataaaacaaaacacacacCCAGCCAATCCCTTCCctaatttaatcttaaaatatCAACATTTTTCATATGCCCAATGATTAAAACGATAGTATATGATTTCTTGCTAACAATTCACAATAGCAATTAACCATTAACacaatttataaatatactAATCAATGAGGGAAAGGGAATGTACCAGTGCAGGTCTTCAGGGCAAAAAGCTTGTATATGAGGGCAATTATCCCAGCAACATGGACCGTTTCAGAAGCTATGAAGAAATAGTAGTGATTTGTTATGGTGAGCTTTAAGGCCACCAAAGCAAAAACAGCAAACAATACCCCACAAAAAATCTTCACTTTCATTGGAACCTTCCTCAACCTTTCAATCAAAACATTAACCGGAGAATTGAAGCTCCTCTTTGTTCCCATTTGTGTATTGCAAAAATTCACCAACCAAAATATGGGTATGCTCTCTAGTAATTAATTTGCTTTATGGACACACAATTGGATCATAGAGGGATTAATAGTAGAGATAGAGAATTGAACAGGGAGAGAGAGTGAAGATAGATAGAGAGGTTTGAGGAGACACCAAAAGAGCATGCAGTGGATGGTGTGCTATTATGTGGCAATGAATTTCTTGTATTGAATCGGGACCATTTGGCACTGCGGAGTCAGTTAAGGAAAGGTCCAAAAGGTCAAATGGGATGATTTGGTAGaagaaatgttattttattatcacaaaaagaaaagaaattaaatattatttttcgttTGAGCAGTGTATGCATGTTATAAATCTCATATTATCGTGCTTAACTattacgaataaaaaaaattcaaaatttatttcttttcttttttagtagGAAATGATTCTCAGAATATCATAAGTTGAATcggctgattttttttttccagtcaaatttatcattatttttattttgtttttgttgcctTATTTGTTtgctgaatttatttattttgtttatgttgCCTTATTCTGTGCATTTCATATACAACGtcagaatttttaaatttagataaaatattagaaaatttaaaaatttaaggatttttaaattataaaaaatatgattaagatACTCAAAAAgtaataagtaaattttattttataatgactAAGGAGAACGAACCGAGGGTGTTAAAGGTTAAAAACCAAATTagtgaaataaaaagaaattgaggCATGtgatttttggaaaaatatatattgattaattaaaaataactaaagagaaaatctcaatctcaataatcaggaaaaaaatttcttttaactGATCAATAATAAGGAGAATTGTTCGCcccaataataaatttttttaaaaaaaagcgaGTTCATTAAAtagctaataaattaataaagaaaattatatttaggaAAGAGATGAGATACCATTACAATTCTTTCCACCTGTTGACAAACTGTGGGATGGATATTTACAAACACTTatctaacttttatatatatatatatatatatatatatatatatataagaaatataaaagctTTTAAGGTAAGAAAAATTTAACACATAAACTTGAAACAACAACAAACGCATTAAAATTAAGTGAGAGTTGAATAGTGTGTATATCAaagataatgaattttttttgtgataataaaaataatatggaTAATACTGAGTTAAACATTGTCGTCCACTAAGAATAAAGAGaatgtgtaataaataacaGAATGGTCATCCAATGACagataaaaaattcttaaaacaaTTTGTCAAATAAACACTTGGTGTAAAAGTAATGATGGAAGATATAATAAGAATACTCAATAAACCTATTATGAAGAGAAGTAGAAACACTTGGTTTGTACTATTTCGCTCAACTTGAGCTATGTCAAGTTCTCCTTTACTCtagtaaagggttccactaatcaaaacaAATATTGTAACCGGCCACTCCTGGctttacaagtattcttaacaTCACTTCTAGTATCTTCTTAGACTCCCTCTGAATATAAGAACCCAAGTATTTTTAACATTAAGTCATTCTTGCTTTCACAAGCAAatatttgaatgaatacaagtattcttaacacTCAAGGAGTGAATATACAGGTAAACACAAATACAAAACTACTTTGCTTTGCAAAGGATAAACAATGTATATCGTCTAGTATTTTTGACAGAGTTTAGCTTCAAGTATTTTTCTTGTGCTcttgttttatctttttcttgtttttttgttaGTTGCTTCATTGAGGAATACATccttttatagacttcagtGAAGTATTCGTTATGGGATCTATGTTGTTATCTTGAAAGGACCATTTCTCACATAGAAGAATGAAGATTTTATACGAAGTACAGACAATGCCATGTGCTTTTTGTCTGCTCTAAAAGCAACCTTCAAGGGAATATTCCATGGAAGCCTTCTATTTTCTTCTAGACtatcattttcttaaattcaaatgtaaGAAAGACAAATagaatttgaataaaacaataCATGTGCACTTCCTTTTTTTGTGATACTTAGTCTTTGAGACTGGACGCACGAGTTTACCTTGTGATAGTGTTTTATACTGATATGCACAGGGGTGGAATCTCACTGAATATAGTGTGTTGGGCACTAGGTTAAAGCAAAGCATACTCTCTATAGTTGTGGACGATCTTTAATGTTGTAATAAATTCCTTTAGCATAATATTGTCCACTTGTCAAAATTCATtagaatatcaataatttatacttgtTGTTATTCATGAAAATCTAAGTTGGATGAGACCCGTGGTCATCCAAACCTAACAAGctccccttttttttataaagacaaacaatataaatttagaTTAGGTATAAACAGAGTTTTTAAGATAGTAAAGAGAATGTAATGCAGTTAAACTCCCCCTGAGTTCACATATTGTAAGAAAATGacatatattaaatatgatgAAAATAGTAGTGAAATATAGCAGAAAACAAGTAAAGGAGAATATATGGAAATACTTCAAGActacttttattaaataaaatgatttttattacaataaaaaaatcctatttCTCCCCTTTTTGTCATAAGAAAAGATAAGTTCGAAgatagaaaaattgaagaacatCATTGTCAGTCTTGAgatggcggtggtggtggagaggatgaaggtggtggtggtatcagagccaaggGTTGTGGTGGAGGTTCAAGAGAGGTAGGTATGAATGGTGGTTGAGATATGGGTACAGGTGCAGGTATAACAATAACTCCAATCATTGACATTTGAGCTTGTTGGATGTTCTGTAAAAGGATGGCACCAAGGTTGGAGAATTGCGTTGTAATGGCATTCTGCATAGAGAACAAAATTGCTCATTCTTTTGTCTTTGGCATTCTATAAAGGACTATATTGCTTGGCCAATCATGTCTTGAACCTAATCACGAGTGATTGTGGCGGGTTATGCATAGTTGAGAAGAGTGGGGCCAAAACTAGTTGAATATATGATAACAACATCATTGTCGCCTTTATCACAAGAAATGGCTTCATTTGAAGTTATAGGCTGCTTAGATGCAGGATCTTGAAAGTGAGGTTCTAGTTCACCAACCATACCTGCATTGGATGCTTCATCAGTCTCGTCCATGACACTAATGTTTGTAAGATCAATGATGACTGTCAACTCCTCTTTACAATTGCGGAATTTATCAGCAAGTGCACTGAGTcatacaagtagtataaaatggtaagaactgagtatcatatcatgttagacaagtggcctcagatatcttaagaaggggggttgaattaagatattccaaactacttccccaattaaaaatctatttcactttttattcaagttataaattctcttaataatgaacttcttaaatattgattcaaataaaacaatttgaaaataataaacaaaggagattaagggaagagaaagtccaaactcagatttatactggttcggccacacccttgtgcctacgtccagtccccaagcaacccgcttgagagttccactatcttgtaaattccttttacaagttctaaacacacaaggagaatccttcctttgtgtttagaattcctttacaacaagagacccacggtctcttaatcccttagagaatgaggagaagaagaagaatgaatctctctagaaagagatagattttacagattgagcactcaaataattccttaatgaattgcaattgaattggccaaggaattcttaagaggataaaatgatttttgctctttgagaggataaacacttgttgttctgaaaaactctgagcaaattcgtgttataagtcacatatatatagaccaatggtagtcatgaataaagcctttgaaaagttgtgactcttagaaatatttttctgaaaatcctgtctggtaatcgattacaggaattgtgtaatcgattacagctttttaaaatttgaattaaaatgtttattaactgttggtaatcgattaccaaaattgtgtaatcgattacacagtctaaaatttcgaattcaaattttagtagctgttataaaacatatttggccactggtaatcgattacatcgtctggtaatcgattaccagagaataaattctttgaaaaacactttttaatttaaattacttggccaaacctttgctaattcaattaggaattcccttcctaatatactagtgatcatcttgatgttgtgacttgtaatcttgaagtattgtcttgaatttaatcttcaaaagcccatttgcatcaattgcttCATATCattatgatcatcatcaaaacaccaaaggcaattgcatctacaatctccccctttttgatgatgacaatacaatacctgaaatcaagattcaagcaagcaacaaacaattgtatatagataaaatgtgcgtttactccccctatatttcggaatttatgatcacttgatttctaaggttgttaagctttttctacaaccttttctccccctttggcaacatcaaaaagccaaagaactcgggAATCAACACAGATATAAAAATGGAGTAGAAagatataacaatggagtaTAAGGCATAAACATCCAAAttcacaaacaagaaataatcaaccagaatccaaataactCAAAACGTCAACAACCACATAATGTCAAAGCAGAAAAGGCTGAAATCTAAATAACcgcaagataaataaataaagtacttATCGTAATAATTTAAACTCTAAGAAACTAAacagccaaaatacacggcttataaaagacATATAATCAGAAACTAAAGTCTAAGAAGATGGAGggtgtagatgcaattggctttg is a genomic window containing:
- the LOC100790733 gene encoding ER lumen protein-retaining receptor, translated to MGTKRSFNSPVNVLIERLRKVPMKVKIFCGVLFAVFALVALKLTITNHYYFFIASETVHVAGIIALIYKLFALKTCTGLSLKTQELTALFLAARLSCSTLTEANIHTALDLISLFATLFLIWMIRFKLKSSYIKDLDNLRLYFVVVPSAILAILIHPFTTHWRLVRIVWAFSLYLEAVSVLPQLRFMQNAKMVETFTGYYVFALGVSRFIALAYWLIQIYETRGAYLFLVGSGYFWFLAAFLSEMVQSFILADFCYYYMKSFMQGQILRKMPV